One Malania oleifera isolate guangnan ecotype guangnan chromosome 10, ASM2987363v1, whole genome shotgun sequence genomic region harbors:
- the LOC131166766 gene encoding uncharacterized protein LOC131166766: protein MIEEGTNEVDFEQMSLDWLFNELIAAGRIGQEAVCPTNALCLCQSKDGRSVKKCVTFRMFLQKMVDNKFIEFGCTRKSGEIADSWGENGPVYHQCTNQPFIPTMNKALPTQEAPARLVISTPRPFPYKSNQAVPWKYECEAYVEGSTSNIAGVKGITRSGRVYMPDSSKTNRQNVGEPDRAVKSPISNGEAEEFLKIIKHSEYNIVDQLKKMPAHISVLSLLLNSETHREALLKVLNQAYIPQDISVDKFNHVIGSLAASNYITFTDEEIPPEGQGHNKALHISTKCKDHMMSRVLIDNGSSLNVMPMTTLQRLPIAPSYVTPNNLVVRAFDGTRRESVGSLDIPIQIGPVTFNITFQVMDITPSYSCLLGRPWIHNAGAVSSSLHQRVKFVVGDKLVCVYGETDIMVTKSSSTPYVEAAEEAHEDSLRAFEIINVLTIMEGSVIPQPQISSSTRMVAAEMIKSGFCQEKGWGRSSGHRNALLPEGMNESYGIGYTPTLADHKKKARREKNAPDREAHRESKYLNGG, encoded by the coding sequence ATGATAGAAGAAGGGACGAATGAGGTAGATTTTGAACAAATGTCTTTAGATTGGTTGTTCAATGAACTTATTGCGGCAGGTCGGATAGGGCAAGAGGCTGTTTGCCCCACTAATGCACTTTGTTTATGTCAGAGTAAAGATGGAAGATCTGTGAAAAAGTGTGTAACTTTtagaatgtttttgcaaaagatggtggataacAAGTTTATAGAGTTTGGTTGTACCCGCAAAAGTGGAGAGATAGCAGACAGTTGGGGGGAAAACGGGCCGGTATATCATCAGTGCACTAATCAACCATTCATACCTACCATGAACAAGGCTCTTCCCACACAGGAAGCGCCAGCTCGCTTGGTGATCTCTACTCCCAGGCCATTCCCATACAAGAGTAACCAAGCAGTACCCTGGAAATATGAATGTGAAGCGTATGTCGAAGGAAGCACCAGCAATATAGCAGGGGTGAAAGGGATAACTCGAAGTGGTAGGGTGTATATGCCAGATTCTTCTAAAACAAATCGACAGAATGTAGGGGAACCGGACAGGGCAGTGAAAAGTCCAATATCTAATGGAGAGGCCGAAGAATTCCTGAAGATAATAAAGCATAGCGAGTACAACATCGTGGACCAACTAAAGAAAATGCCGGCTCACATATCTGTTTTGTCGCTTCTACTAAATTCAGAAACCCATCGGGAGGCGTTACTTAAAGTCCTGAATCAAGCCTACATTCCCCAAGATATCAGCGTTGATAAATTCAATCATGTGATCGGAAGTCTAGCAGCCTCCAATTACATCACTTTTACTGATGAAGAAATTCCGCCAGAAGGCCAGGGGCACAACAAGGCGTTGCATATATCCACGAAATGTAAGGATCATATGATGTCTCGAGTCTTGATAGATAATGGGTCATCCCTCAATGTTATGCCAATGACTACACTGCAGAGGTTACCCATTGCTCCTTCTTACGTGACACCAAACAATTTGGTGGTGCGTGCCTTCGATGGGACACGAAGAGAGTCAGTAGGGTCGCTTGACATCCCTATTCAGATTGGACCCGTAACCTTCAATATCACTTTTCAAGTCATGGATATTACACCTTCATACAGTTGTCTCTTGGGAAGGCCTTGGATACATAATGCTGGGGCAGTTTCGTCCTCTTTGCATCAGCGAGTGAAATTTGTAGTAGGGGATAAACTGGTATGTGTTTATGGAGAAACCGACATAATGGTTACTAAATCTTCTTCCACTCCCTATGTGGAAGCGGCTGAAGAAGCCCATGAAGATTCATTGCGAGCGTTTGAGATCATCAACGTCCTTACTATAATGGAGGGATCTGTTATCCCTCAACctcagatctcttcttctacACGTATGGTGGCTGCAGAAATGATTAAATCAGGGTTTTGCCAGGAAAAGGGTTGGGGAAGATCTTCAGGGCATCGCAATGCATTGTTACCAGAAGGCATGAATGAAAGCTACGGCATCGGATATACTCCTACTTTAGCTGACCATAAGAAGAAGGCAAGAAGAGAAAAGAATGCTCCGGATCGAGAGGCGCACAGGGAGAGTAAGTACCTAAATGGGGGGTAG
- the LOC131166765 gene encoding uncharacterized protein LOC131166765 — MENTMAYHEIESTVQQYSESQQNKWGDSLTQKSIIELPARTFINIRSNPLDELKVIWKEWTPARRLKFSQTYGHIGFLLHVSVNIPAIKALVEFWNPPYRCFTMNGIDLTPTIEEYTSLLHLVKLQTPYKPYVHDASVSFVKEMYDAVGVKIQKTFSEGGAEVRKISWKQLKEIIEKEEKEEVQIHMMALAIYGLIIFPKELNTIDQATVSFVAQVRNGINPVQGILAETFRSLNNCRIRRRERLKCCVQLLYVWMVGHLSSNKGGFRSIFSMIRIPLAEFEDTQLKEQLDKSKWNTKMCGLIDSGVTWLAPWMVRSNMIYRCGNLPWVPLLGPWGGIAYAPLMVRRQLGASQFVPMTHGLADSDFAYETGDTRNQIRKFMVAWKHVNLIDPSDGIATVQGNYEAWRENRVNPQLKRIPEIVIEHIKSPSACMQLKPQGDPCPVEKGDARAEVGNQQKEALVSVYRKEIKRQRIRYIQSEEEVVALRKERRRLRAALGQKSQMLEDAHTEVKKKSLYIQELERQGDEQRSKYNQVLEKIEPCIMKADYWEAKFRALHKKSAQQNAEIVQS; from the coding sequence ATGGAGAACACAATGGCTTACCATGAGATTGAGTCCACAGTACAACAATATTCAGAAAGTCAACAGAACAAGTGGGGTGACAGTCTTACTCAGAAATCTATCATCGAACTACCAGCCCGGACTTTCATCAACATAAGATCCAATCCGTTAGATGAGCTAAAAGTCATTTGGAAGGAATGGACCCCAGCACGCcgtttaaaattctctcaaacataTGGGCACATTGGTTTCTTGTTGCATGTATCGGTAAATATCCCTGCCATAAAAGCACTGGTCGAGTTCTGGAATCCACCATATCGTTGCTTTACAATGAACGGTATCGACTTGACACCAACCATCGAGGAGTATACTTCGCTTTTGCATCTAGTCAAGTTACAGACACCATACAAACCTTATGTGCATGATGCTAGTGTTTCGTTCGTGAAGGAGATGTACGATGCTGTCGGGGTCAAAATCCAGAAAACATTCTCAGAGGGAGGTGCAGAAGTAAGGAAAATCTCTTGGAAGCAGTTGAAAGAAATaattgaaaaagaagaaaaagaagaggttcAAATACATATGATGGCATTAGCTATTTACGGTTTgatcatttttccaaaagaactaAACACGATCGATCAAGCTACTGTTTCGTTTGTAGCACAAGTACGTAACGGGATTAATCCCGTTCAAGGCATCCTGGCAGAAACCTTCAGATCACTCAACAACTGCAGAATCAGGAGGAGAGAACGTTTAAAATGTTGTGTGCAGCTGTTATATGTCTGGATGGTAGGTCACTTATCGTCCAACAAAGGGGGCTTCCGTAGTATTTTCTCAATGATCCGAATCCCTTTGGCTGAATTTGAGGATACccaattgaaggagcagttagaTAAATCTAAATGGAACACAAAAATGTGTGGCTTGATCGACTCAGGGGTAACTTGGCTAGCGCCATGGATGGTCCGCTCTAACATGATATATCGGTGTGGAAATCTTCCATGGGTTCCATTACTAGGCCCATGGGGAGGGATAGCATATGCCCCTTTGATGGTCAGAAGGCAATTGGGGGCATCTCAGTTTGTGCCTATGACTCATGGATTGGCTGATTCAGACTTTGCATATGAAACAGGAGACACTCGAAACCAGATTAGAAAATTTATGGTGGCATGGAAGCATGTGAACCTAATAGACCCGAGTGATGGAATTGCCACAGTCCAAGGAAATTATGAAGCATGGCGAGAAAACCGGGTAAACCCCCAACTCAAAAGAATCCCAGAAATCGTTATTGAACATATTAAATCACCAAGCGCATGCATGCAATTGAAGCCACAAGGGGATCCATGCCCAGTAGAAAAAGGAGATGCAAGAGCAGAAGTGGGGAATCAGCAAAAGGAGGCTCTAGTCTCTGTCTATCGCAAAGAAATCAAGCGACAAAGGATTCGGTACATacaatcagaagaagaggtcgTGGCTCTAAGGAAGGAAAGACGAAGGCTTCGAGCAGCACTTGGACAGAAATCTCAAATGTTAGAAGATGCCCATACCGAAGTTAAAAAGAAATCGCTCTACATACAAGAGTTGGAGAGGCAGGGGGATGAGCAGAGAAGCAAGTATAATCAAGTACTGGAAAAGATTGAGCCGTGCATAATGAAAGCGGACTACTGGGAGGCCAAGTTTCGGGCTTTGCATAAAAAGTCGGCACAGCAAAATGCAGAGATTGTGCAATCATGA